One stretch of Carassius gibelio isolate Cgi1373 ecotype wild population from Czech Republic chromosome B1, carGib1.2-hapl.c, whole genome shotgun sequence DNA includes these proteins:
- the LOC127949081 gene encoding trafficking protein particle complex subunit 5: MEVRFTRGKSAILERSLTRPKTEVSVSAFALLFSEMVQYCQSRVYSVSELQARLADMGQGVGASLLDVLVMREKNGKRETKVLNILLFIKVNVWKALFGKEADKLEQANDDDKTYYIIEKEPLINAYISVPKENSTLNCAAFTGGIVEAILTHSGFPAKVTVHWHKGTTLMIKFDEAVIARDKTLDGR; this comes from the exons ATGGAGGTCCGCTTCACGCGAGGCAAATCCGCGATCCTCGAGCGCTCGCTCACGCGTCCCAAAACGGAGGTGAGCGTGAGCGCGTTCGCGCTGCTCTTCTCTGAGATGGTGCAGTACTGCCAGAGCCGCGTGTACTCGGTGTCGGAGCTCCAGGCCCGGCTGGCGGACATGGGCCAAGGGGTTGGAGCCAGCCTTCTGGATGTTCTGGTGATGAGGGAGAAGAACGGAAAAAGAGAGACCAAAGTTTTGAACATACTTCTCTTTATTAAG GTAAACGTATGGAAAGCATTGTTTGGTAAAGAGGCAGACAAACTGGAGCAAGCCAACGATGATGACAAAACATACTACATCATTGAAAAGGAGCCTTTGATCAATGCCTACATTTCAGTACCTAAAGAAAATAGCACCTTAAACTGTGCAGCATTCACCGGTGGCATCGTGGAGGCGATTTTAACCCACAGTGGCTTCCCAGCTAAAGTCACTGTCCACTGGCACAAGGGGACCACGCTGATGATCAAGTTTGATGAGGCAGTGATTGCTCGTGATAAAACTCTTGATGGCAGATAG